GTGTTAGGATCAGAAGCTGTGCTTAGGAGTTAGTTGCTGAAACAGTTTCCTGATCCTGAAACCAGTTCtaatttgtttgtgttttgttgtttgtttttttcactttcaatATTATTTTCATAGGAATTTGGGGCTTCTTGGAGAATCCATAGAAAATGCAAAACGAAATAATAAAGCCTGCTAAATACTTCTCAGAAGTGGAGAAGAGTGTGCTGCTTGCATTAGTTGAAAAATACAAATACGTGCTTGAGTGTAAAAAAAGCGATGCAAGAACTATTGCTCTGAAACAACGTACCTGGCAAGCTCTAGCTCATGAGTATAATTCACAGCCCAGCGTATCGCTGAGAGACTTCAAACAGTTAAAGAAATGCTGGGAAAATATCAAGGCACGGACAAAAAAGATAATGGCACATGAGAGGCGGGAGAAGGTAAAAAGAAGTATTAGTCCACTTATAAATACTCACATCATAGGGAAAGAGAAGATTGCCAGCATAATGCCTGAGCAAATGTACTTTTTGCAGAGCCCACCAGAAGAAGACTCTGAATATCAGCCTGATGCTTCTAGTCAAGGTATAACTTACTGTAACGATG
The window above is part of the Indicator indicator isolate 239-I01 chromosome 6, UM_Iind_1.1, whole genome shotgun sequence genome. Proteins encoded here:
- the MSANTD3 gene encoding myb/SANT-like DNA-binding domain-containing protein 3, whose product is MQNEIIKPAKYFSEVEKSVLLALVEKYKYVLECKKSDARTIALKQRTWQALAHEYNSQPSVSLRDFKQLKKCWENIKARTKKIMAHERREKVKRSISPLINTHIIGKEKIASIMPEQMYFLQSPPEEDSEYQPDASSQEPFVVSNRELCDEEKELVHFPVCEGTSQPEPSCSDVRIAADKNYRSKASQESALKKMHEEEHHQQMSILQLQLIQMNEVHVAKIQQIERECEMAEEEHRIKMEVLNKKKMYWERKLQTITKEWPVSSFNRPFPNSP